The following proteins are encoded in a genomic region of Hymenobacter siberiensis:
- the gldG gene encoding gliding motility-associated ABC transporter substrate-binding protein GldG encodes MENTLTTSPTPVPTPSSRKQRDLLTFAAIIGGLLLFNFVAQRFFFRLDLTEEKRYTMSPATKTLLRDLKQPVTVTVYLTGDFPPAFRRLEQGVRETLTEFQVYGGANLNYIFIDPSAGSTEAARNAFYQTLFKKGLKPTNLGATENGKRVEKIIFPYAVVSVGGHDKSVLLLRGNQAAPAEVRLNQSIEGLEYELASTIRTLVPALRKRIGVVEGHGELTNVQAGDILGTWQQQYDVFRVTLSKVKDLSALDAIVVAQPKTPYSEDDKFKLDQFITQGGRAMFFVDALRVDLDSVARNGVALATPYDLNLDDLFFKYGLRLNQNLLLDLNSGQIPLVTGMDGNKPKIEPMPWQLYPLINKFSPHPITRNLDAVYLKFVGNLDTVQARGIRKTALMSTSRYTRVLPAPVPINFNDARLEPNPKLYQKGFQPVAYLLEGQFTSLFANRARPGTLQFQPEKPANARSSKVLVISDGDIIRSDIDPKTGNPYRLGFDRLANTEFANRELVLNATDYLLDDTGLIAVRGKQITLRPLDKVKLAEQRRRWQLLNLGAPLVLLGLFGAVRAWRRKRRYAGFTNL; translated from the coding sequence ATGGAAAATACGTTGACTACTTCCCCGACTCCGGTTCCTACCCCGTCCTCCCGCAAGCAGCGCGATTTGCTCACTTTTGCCGCCATCATTGGCGGGCTCTTGCTTTTTAATTTCGTGGCCCAGCGCTTCTTTTTTCGGCTCGATTTGACGGAAGAAAAACGCTACACTATGTCGCCGGCCACCAAAACGCTGCTGCGCGACCTCAAGCAGCCGGTCACCGTCACGGTGTACCTCACCGGCGATTTCCCGCCCGCTTTCCGCCGCCTGGAGCAGGGCGTGCGCGAAACCCTGACCGAATTCCAGGTCTACGGCGGGGCCAACCTGAACTACATTTTCATCGACCCCAGCGCCGGTAGCACCGAAGCCGCCCGCAACGCCTTCTACCAAACCCTTTTCAAAAAGGGCCTGAAACCCACCAACCTCGGGGCCACCGAAAACGGCAAGCGGGTCGAGAAAATCATTTTTCCCTACGCCGTGGTGAGTGTGGGCGGGCACGATAAAAGCGTGCTGCTGCTGCGCGGCAACCAGGCCGCCCCGGCCGAGGTGCGCCTCAACCAAAGCATTGAAGGGCTGGAATACGAGCTGGCCAGCACCATCCGCACGCTGGTACCGGCGCTGCGCAAGCGCATCGGCGTGGTGGAAGGCCACGGCGAGCTCACCAACGTGCAGGCCGGCGACATCCTCGGCACCTGGCAGCAGCAGTACGACGTGTTCCGCGTCACGCTGAGCAAGGTGAAGGACCTGAGCGCGCTCGATGCCATCGTGGTGGCCCAGCCCAAAACGCCTTATTCCGAGGACGATAAATTCAAGCTCGACCAGTTCATCACCCAGGGCGGCCGGGCCATGTTCTTCGTCGATGCCCTGCGTGTGGACCTCGACAGCGTGGCCCGCAACGGTGTCGCATTAGCTACCCCCTACGACCTCAATCTCGACGACCTGTTTTTTAAATATGGCCTGCGCCTCAACCAGAACCTGCTCCTCGACCTGAACAGCGGCCAGATTCCACTCGTGACCGGCATGGACGGCAATAAGCCCAAAATCGAGCCCATGCCCTGGCAGCTCTACCCGCTCATCAACAAGTTCAGCCCCCACCCCATCACCCGCAACCTCGACGCGGTGTACCTGAAATTCGTGGGTAACCTCGACACGGTGCAGGCCCGTGGCATCCGCAAAACCGCCCTGATGAGCACCTCGCGCTACACCCGCGTGCTGCCCGCCCCGGTGCCCATCAACTTCAACGACGCCCGCCTCGAACCCAATCCCAAGCTCTACCAGAAGGGTTTCCAGCCGGTGGCCTACCTGCTCGAAGGCCAGTTCACCTCGCTCTTCGCCAACCGCGCCCGGCCCGGCACCCTCCAGTTCCAGCCCGAAAAACCGGCCAACGCCCGGTCCAGCAAAGTCCTGGTTATCTCCGATGGCGACATCATCCGCTCCGACATCGACCCCAAAACCGGCAACCCCTACCGCCTGGGCTTCGACCGCCTCGCCAACACCGAATTCGCCAACCGCGAGCTGGTCCTGAACGCTACCGATTACCTGCTCGACGACACCGGCCTCATCGCCGTACGCGGCAAGCAAATCACCCTCCGCCCCCTCGACAAAGTGAAGCTGGCCGAGCAACGCCGCCGCTGGCAGCTGCTGAACCTCGGCGCGCCGCTGGTGCTATTGGGGTTGTTTGGGGCCGTACGGGCGTGGCGACGCAAGCGGCGCTATGCGGGGTTTACAAATTTATGA
- a CDS encoding SDR family oxidoreductase, whose product MDLSGKVAIVTGASKGIGLATVQALLARGAAVAGWARSAPDHFTHDRFQFFECDVQDEHSITEAFTNTQRELGPEIHVLVNNAGLGIMGDVDGFRTEDWKTMFDTNVLGTFLCTRAVLPQMKQQQQGHVVNVASLAGTAGSAGMSGYCATKFAVRGFSDSLFKEVRPDGIRVTCVMPGSVETNFNGKEPGLTPDPHKMQPEDIAAAIVHAVEAPDTTMISEIQLRPANVK is encoded by the coding sequence ATGGACCTCAGCGGTAAAGTTGCCATCGTGACCGGCGCAAGCAAAGGAATCGGCCTCGCCACCGTGCAAGCCCTGTTGGCCCGCGGCGCGGCCGTGGCCGGCTGGGCCCGCTCGGCTCCCGACCATTTCACGCACGACCGATTCCAGTTTTTCGAGTGTGATGTGCAGGACGAGCACTCCATCACCGAAGCCTTCACCAACACCCAGCGCGAGCTGGGGCCGGAAATTCATGTTCTGGTAAATAATGCCGGCCTGGGCATCATGGGCGACGTGGACGGTTTCCGGACCGAAGACTGGAAAACGATGTTCGATACTAACGTGCTGGGCACTTTCCTGTGCACCCGCGCCGTGCTGCCCCAAATGAAGCAGCAGCAACAGGGCCACGTTGTGAATGTGGCCTCGCTGGCCGGTACGGCGGGCTCGGCCGGCATGTCGGGCTACTGCGCCACGAAGTTTGCGGTTCGGGGCTTTTCCGATTCGCTGTTCAAGGAAGTGCGGCCGGATGGTATCCGCGTGACCTGCGTAATGCCCGGCTCGGTAGAAACTAACTTCAACGGCAAAGAGCCCGGCCTCACGCCCGACCCGCACAAGATGCAACCGGAGGATATTGCCGCCGCCATTGTGCACGCGGTTGAAGCGCCGGACACGACGATGATTTCGGAGATTCAGCTGCGGCCGGCTAACGTGAAGTAA
- a CDS encoding IS4 family transposase: MKQHFAAKITTLLQQAPFVGHLSRQKFVGQFILGLIKSRNVQFGEVAQHLNDAAKPASNETRIQDFFREVDLNYVLVARILLSLLPAQGKLRLCLDRTEWDFGQCQVNILLVTVGTGEVHVPLYWHLLDNRSGNSNAADRIAVLEKCLALLGKDRIGLVVGDREFVGHAWFKWLKDNGLNFVMRLPKHHCLTHADGRRQAVADLGLVPGQVRRFAHVQVDGVWGQVWVKAVAADAFVFLFATAGLNHLEQLYAKRWTIEQCFQNLKGRGFNLEATHLRCFQKLRKLVALVSLAYAFCLGVGAAAHGGRQPIARKNHGYRAASLSRHGLNLLRQLARPLTLPEDPLARLVETLLNWITRQLAKNQLLKIVG; encoded by the coding sequence GTGAAGCAACACTTCGCCGCTAAAATTACGACGCTTTTGCAGCAGGCCCCGTTTGTGGGCCACTTGTCCCGCCAAAAGTTTGTGGGCCAGTTTATTCTTGGCCTGATAAAGAGCCGCAACGTGCAATTCGGCGAGGTGGCCCAGCACCTCAATGACGCGGCCAAGCCCGCCTCGAACGAAACGCGCATTCAGGACTTTTTCCGCGAAGTAGACCTCAATTACGTACTGGTGGCCAGGATTTTACTGAGTTTGTTGCCTGCGCAGGGCAAGCTGCGCTTATGCCTCGACCGCACGGAGTGGGACTTCGGCCAGTGCCAAGTGAACATCCTGCTCGTCACCGTCGGCACGGGCGAGGTCCACGTGCCCCTTTATTGGCACCTGCTCGACAACCGCAGCGGCAACTCCAACGCCGCCGACCGCATCGCGGTGCTCGAAAAGTGCCTGGCCTTGCTGGGCAAAGACCGCATCGGCCTGGTCGTGGGCGACCGGGAATTTGTCGGCCATGCGTGGTTCAAGTGGCTCAAAGACAATGGGCTTAATTTTGTCATGCGCCTGCCCAAGCACCACTGCCTGACCCACGCCGACGGCCGGCGGCAGGCCGTGGCCGACCTGGGCCTGGTGCCGGGGCAGGTGCGCCGCTTCGCCCACGTGCAGGTCGACGGAGTCTGGGGGCAGGTCTGGGTCAAGGCCGTGGCGGCGGACGCGTTTGTCTTCCTGTTTGCCACGGCCGGTCTGAACCACCTCGAGCAACTCTATGCCAAGCGCTGGACGATTGAGCAATGCTTTCAAAATCTGAAAGGGCGGGGCTTTAACCTGGAAGCCACCCACTTGCGCTGTTTCCAAAAGCTGCGCAAGCTCGTGGCCCTGGTCAGCCTGGCCTACGCGTTTTGTCTGGGCGTGGGCGCGGCCGCCCACGGCGGCCGCCAGCCCATTGCCCGCAAAAACCACGGCTACCGGGCCGCCAGCCTGAGCCGCCACGGCCTCAATCTGCTCCGCCAACTCGCCCGCCCGCTGACCCTGCCCGAGGACCCATTGGCCCGCTTGGTTGAAACGCTACTGAACTGGATTACGAGGCAACTTGCTAAAAATCAATTACTAAAAATAGTAGGGTAG
- a CDS encoding GIN domain-containing protein, whose amino-acid sequence MAGLSTCGPGHGTDCLKSTGTIVTQRREVDAGLVTVTAFDNVDLRIVQDTQTYAEVRAGENLISDIVLTRKGNALEINNTSTCNWARSYDTPREVTLHLPRILNVFLRGQGNASTVGQFAQDTIFFHLVGAGDYDLNVKAKMLFLDLYELGDIKVQGAADEMNFTLGGLGRLFAQSLSLKRCYFNMTRDSDADAHVRVSDALGGTVAGNGTLFYGGAPTFTDIKITGKGSKKAE is encoded by the coding sequence ATGGCTGGTTTGAGCACCTGTGGCCCGGGCCACGGCACCGATTGCCTGAAAAGTACGGGCACCATCGTCACCCAGCGCCGCGAGGTAGATGCCGGCCTGGTCACCGTCACGGCCTTCGACAACGTGGACCTGCGCATCGTGCAGGATACCCAGACCTACGCCGAGGTGCGCGCCGGCGAAAACCTCATCAGCGACATCGTGCTCACCCGCAAAGGCAACGCGCTGGAAATCAATAATACCAGCACCTGCAACTGGGCGCGCAGCTACGATACGCCCCGCGAAGTAACGCTGCACCTGCCGCGCATTCTTAACGTGTTTTTGCGTGGCCAGGGCAATGCCAGCACCGTGGGCCAGTTCGCGCAGGACACCATTTTTTTTCACTTAGTGGGCGCCGGAGATTACGACCTCAACGTGAAAGCCAAAATGCTGTTCCTCGATTTGTATGAGCTGGGCGATATCAAGGTGCAGGGCGCTGCCGATGAGATGAACTTTACCCTGGGGGGCTTGGGCCGACTATTTGCCCAAAGCCTAAGCCTGAAACGGTGCTATTTCAATATGACCCGCGACAGCGACGCCGATGCTCATGTGCGAGTCAGCGACGCCCTGGGCGGCACCGTGGCCGGCAATGGCACCCTTTTCTACGGCGGAGCCCCCACGTTCACGGATATTAAAATAACCGGCAAAGGCAGCAAGAAAGCCGAGTAG
- the dnaN gene encoding DNA polymerase III subunit beta — translation MKFIVSSSALLKQLQSINGVVTNNPVVPILENFLFEIEAGKLTITASDLETSMITELPVEARDTGRIAAPARILLDTLKNLPDQPVTFTLDEETYTIEISSANGRYKLAGENAADFPRVPVVKGSSPIEMPSSSLARAINKTIFAVSTDELRPAMTGILVQLADSQVTFVATDGHRLLRYRRQDVGAGQTANLIIPRKAFNLLKGTLPSEATPVKMEFNQSNAFFSFNQMRLVCRLIDERYPDYENVIPVSNPNKLIINRAELLSSVSRISIYSNKTTHQVRLRLAGSELVVSAEDLDFSNEAKETLACQYDGEDMEIGFNARFLKEMLSNIDSEEITLELSTPNRAGLLMPTTPDDNESILMLVMPVMLNNYV, via the coding sequence ATGAAATTCATTGTATCCTCCTCCGCGCTGCTCAAGCAGCTGCAAAGCATAAACGGCGTGGTTACGAACAACCCCGTGGTGCCCATCCTGGAGAATTTTCTCTTTGAGATTGAGGCCGGCAAGCTCACCATCACGGCTTCCGACCTGGAGACGAGCATGATTACCGAGCTGCCCGTGGAGGCCCGCGACACCGGCCGCATCGCCGCGCCCGCCCGCATCCTGCTCGACACCCTCAAGAACCTGCCCGACCAGCCCGTCACCTTCACGCTGGACGAGGAAACCTACACCATCGAAATCAGCTCGGCCAATGGCCGCTACAAGTTAGCCGGCGAGAATGCCGCCGATTTCCCCCGCGTGCCGGTGGTGAAAGGCTCTTCGCCGATTGAGATGCCGTCGTCGTCGCTGGCCCGGGCCATCAACAAAACTATCTTCGCGGTGAGCACCGACGAGCTGCGCCCGGCCATGACCGGTATTCTAGTGCAGCTGGCCGACTCGCAGGTGACCTTCGTGGCCACCGACGGGCACCGCCTGCTGCGCTACCGCCGCCAGGACGTGGGTGCCGGCCAGACCGCCAACCTCATCATCCCGCGCAAAGCCTTCAACCTGCTGAAAGGCACGCTGCCCTCGGAGGCCACGCCGGTGAAGATGGAGTTCAATCAGAGCAACGCCTTCTTCTCCTTCAACCAGATGCGCCTCGTGTGCCGCCTGATTGACGAACGGTACCCGGACTACGAAAACGTGATTCCGGTGAGCAACCCCAACAAACTCATCATCAACCGCGCCGAGTTGCTAAGTTCGGTGAGTCGCATCAGCATCTATTCCAATAAGACTACCCACCAAGTGCGCCTGCGACTGGCTGGCTCCGAGCTGGTAGTTTCGGCCGAAGACCTCGATTTCAGCAACGAAGCCAAGGAAACACTGGCTTGCCAGTACGACGGCGAGGACATGGAAATTGGCTTCAACGCCCGTTTCTTAAAGGAAATGCTCTCGAACATCGACTCCGAGGAAATCACCCTGGAGCTGAGCACGCCCAACCGCGCCGGCCTCCTCATGCCCACCACCCCCGACGACAACGAAAGCATCCTGATGCTGGTGATGCCGGTGATGCTTAATAACTACGTCTAA
- the gldC gene encoding gliding motility protein GldC, with the protein MKKSEIRFSIALDDNKVPEAISWTATDAGPDIHFAKAINIALWDREQAGTMKIDLWTKDMPVDEMKRFVVDNIGSMAENIVTATDDKEMANKMRALCKELSEYLDKQEQTQERL; encoded by the coding sequence ATGAAAAAATCAGAAATCCGCTTTAGCATCGCCCTCGACGACAACAAGGTTCCCGAGGCGATTAGCTGGACGGCTACCGATGCGGGGCCGGATATCCACTTCGCCAAAGCCATCAACATTGCGCTGTGGGACCGGGAGCAGGCCGGCACCATGAAAATCGACCTCTGGACCAAGGACATGCCCGTGGACGAGATGAAGCGCTTCGTGGTCGATAACATCGGCTCAATGGCCGAAAACATTGTGACGGCTACCGATGACAAGGAAATGGCCAACAAAATGCGTGCACTCTGCAAGGAGCTGTCCGAATACCTCGACAAGCAGGAACAAACCCAGGAGCGCCTGTAG
- the dcd gene encoding dCTP deaminase: MILTDQQILAEIEKGTIVIQPYDRSCLGTNSYDVHLGKYLATYRDEVLDARKHNEIDTFEIPEAEGYVLQPGRLYLGVTQEYTETHATVPFLEGKSSVGRLGIDIHATAGKGDVGFCNHWTLEISVSMPVRVYRNMPIGQLIYFTVQGNVDTLYNHKQSAKYNNKTDKPVESMMWKNKW; encoded by the coding sequence ATGATTCTTACCGACCAGCAAATTCTCGCGGAAATCGAAAAAGGCACCATCGTCATCCAGCCCTACGACCGCAGCTGCCTGGGCACCAACTCCTACGATGTGCACCTGGGCAAGTACCTCGCCACCTACCGCGATGAGGTGCTCGACGCCCGCAAGCACAACGAAATCGACACCTTTGAAATCCCCGAAGCTGAAGGCTACGTGCTCCAGCCCGGCCGCCTCTACCTGGGCGTGACGCAGGAATACACCGAAACCCACGCCACCGTGCCCTTTCTCGAAGGCAAGAGCAGCGTGGGCCGCCTCGGTATTGATATCCACGCCACCGCCGGCAAGGGCGACGTGGGCTTCTGCAATCATTGGACGCTGGAAATCAGCGTGTCGATGCCCGTGCGGGTGTACCGGAACATGCCCATCGGCCAGCTGATTTACTTCACCGTGCAGGGCAACGTCGATACCCTCTACAACCACAAGCAGAGCGCCAAATACAACAATAAAACCGACAAGCCGGTGGAGTCGATGATGTGGAAAAATAAGTGGTAA
- the gldF gene encoding gliding motility-associated ABC transporter permease subunit GldF encodes MLTILQKEFNAFLNSPVAYVVLGVFLIATGLFVWVFPDSSVLDYGYADLQTLFNLAPWIFLFLIPAITMRTFAEEKKAGTIELLLTRPLTDGQIIGGKYLACLLLALLALVPTLLYYYSVYKLGSPEGNIDSAATVGSYLGLALLAAVFAAIGILASALTRDQIIAFLVAVVGCFLIYSGFDSLASVLQGSAAYYVSQLGIAAHYRDLSKGLIDSRDLVYFFSVVAVALQATRLALRSRNW; translated from the coding sequence ATGCTCACCATCCTCCAAAAAGAATTCAACGCCTTCCTGAACTCCCCCGTGGCCTACGTGGTGCTGGGGGTTTTCCTGATTGCGACAGGCCTGTTCGTCTGGGTTTTCCCCGATAGCAGCGTCCTCGACTACGGCTACGCCGACCTGCAAACGCTCTTCAATCTGGCCCCGTGGATATTCCTGTTCCTGATTCCGGCCATCACCATGCGCACGTTTGCGGAAGAGAAAAAGGCCGGTACCATTGAGCTGCTGCTGACCCGCCCGCTCACGGACGGGCAGATAATCGGAGGCAAGTATTTGGCCTGCCTGCTGCTGGCGCTGCTGGCGCTGGTGCCCACGCTGCTCTACTACTACTCGGTGTACAAGCTGGGCAGCCCTGAGGGCAATATTGATTCGGCGGCCACGGTCGGTTCCTATTTAGGCTTGGCGTTGCTGGCGGCGGTATTCGCAGCCATTGGCATTCTGGCCTCGGCGCTCACGCGTGACCAGATTATTGCTTTTTTAGTGGCTGTAGTAGGCTGTTTTCTGATTTATTCGGGGTTCGATTCTTTGGCCTCGGTGCTGCAGGGCAGCGCGGCCTATTACGTGAGTCAGCTGGGAATTGCGGCGCACTACCGCGACCTCAGCAAAGGGCTGATTGACTCGCGGGATTTGGTCTATTTTTTCAGCGTAGTTGCGGTGGCTTTACAGGCGACACGACTGGCTTTACGGAGTCGTAACTGGTAA
- a CDS encoding type II toxin-antitoxin system RelE/ParE family toxin, with the protein MLHPSLSKIRGEADGPVIARTRMLADFPQSGRMVPEFENTQLREVRSGNYRIIYRLERIDKVEIARIFHSAQLLEEL; encoded by the coding sequence ATACTTCACCCCAGCCTCTCCAAGATTCGCGGAGAAGCTGATGGACCAGTTATTGCCCGTACCCGAATGCTGGCTGATTTCCCCCAAAGCGGCAGGATGGTGCCTGAATTTGAAAACACGCAATTGCGGGAAGTACGGTCAGGTAATTATCGGATTATTTATCGACTGGAGCGAATCGATAAAGTGGAGATTGCGCGGATATTCCACAGTGCCCAGCTATTAGAGGAGCTTTAG
- the gldA gene encoding gliding motility-associated ABC transporter ATP-binding subunit GldA — protein sequence MTFSPPTKHYHMVEIEHLTKTYGTQNAVDNISFTAGKGEIVGFLGPNGAGKSTTMKIATGYLPPTAGTVRVAGYDVLVDSLEVRRHVGYLPEHNPLYLDMYVHEYLEFIGSVHGLRGSGLRTRVAELVRRVGLSREQNKQIGALSKGYRQRVGLAQALIHNPDVLILDEPTTGLDPNQILEIRQLIREVGEDKTVIFSTHILPEVTALCSRVLIISRGKLVADSPVAELAARAAGETVVRAEFEGLVDTTKLAQLPGVRHVEAAPDGAVLLRTAPGVDVRAAVSRLAGQEGWILLGLRQEQQSLEEVFGELTK from the coding sequence ATGACGTTCTCTCCCCCAACCAAGCACTATCACATGGTAGAAATCGAGCACCTGACCAAAACCTACGGCACCCAAAACGCCGTGGACAACATCAGCTTCACGGCGGGCAAGGGTGAAATTGTGGGCTTCCTCGGGCCGAATGGCGCGGGCAAAAGCACCACCATGAAAATTGCCACCGGCTACCTCCCGCCCACCGCCGGCACGGTGCGGGTGGCTGGCTACGATGTGCTGGTTGACAGCCTGGAAGTGCGCCGGCACGTGGGCTACCTGCCCGAGCACAACCCGCTCTACCTGGATATGTACGTCCACGAGTACCTCGAATTCATTGGCTCGGTGCACGGCCTGCGCGGTTCTGGCCTGCGCACCCGCGTGGCCGAGCTAGTTCGCCGCGTGGGCCTGAGCCGCGAACAGAACAAGCAAATCGGCGCGCTCAGCAAGGGCTACCGGCAGCGGGTGGGCCTCGCCCAGGCCCTCATTCACAACCCCGACGTGCTCATTCTCGACGAGCCCACCACCGGCCTCGACCCTAACCAGATTCTGGAAATCCGCCAGCTCATCCGCGAAGTGGGCGAGGATAAAACCGTCATTTTCAGCACCCACATTCTGCCCGAAGTCACAGCCCTGTGCTCCCGCGTGCTCATCATCAGTCGGGGCAAGCTGGTGGCCGACAGCCCGGTAGCTGAGCTAGCCGCCCGTGCCGCTGGCGAAACCGTGGTGCGTGCCGAGTTCGAAGGCCTGGTTGATACTACTAAGCTGGCCCAGCTCCCCGGCGTGCGCCACGTAGAGGCCGCGCCCGATGGCGCCGTCCTGCTCCGCACCGCACCGGGCGTGGACGTACGCGCCGCCGTGTCACGCCTGGCCGGGCAGGAAGGCTGGATTCTGCTGGGGCTGCGGCAGGAGCAGCAGAGCCTGGAGGAGGTGTTTGGAGAATTGACGAAGTAA
- a CDS encoding glutathione-independent formaldehyde dehydrogenase: protein MKAIVYYGPLDVRVSDKPDPKIEQPTDVLVQVTTTNICGSDLHMYEGRTNMETGRIFGHENLGRVIEVGKSVVHVKVGDMVCMPFNIGCGHCKNCERKLTAFCLTMNPGFAGAAYGFAGMGPYEGGQAEYLRVPYGDFNCQILPEDASEKENDYAMLSDIFPTGYHATELAGVKPGESVVIYGAGPVGLMATLSARIKGADKIMVVDSHPDRLKLAKELGGIPIDFTKGSAVDQVLDLTDGQGADRGCECVGYQCCNKHGKEQSNVTMNELVQAVKATGSIGVVGVFVTEDPKSKEELQKKGHMDFDFGSFWMKGQSIATGQANVKSYNRELCALISSGKAKPAAIVSHELSLDEAPDAYKHFNTRDDGWTKVVLKPGKTSRKKN, encoded by the coding sequence ATGAAAGCTATTGTCTATTACGGCCCCTTGGATGTGAGAGTATCCGACAAGCCCGACCCTAAAATTGAGCAACCCACCGACGTATTAGTCCAGGTTACCACCACCAATATTTGCGGCTCCGACCTGCACATGTACGAAGGCCGTACCAACATGGAAACCGGCCGAATTTTTGGCCACGAGAACCTGGGACGGGTCATTGAGGTCGGTAAGTCGGTAGTACATGTTAAAGTGGGTGATATGGTGTGTATGCCTTTTAATATTGGCTGTGGCCATTGCAAAAATTGCGAGCGCAAACTCACCGCTTTTTGCCTGACGATGAACCCCGGTTTTGCCGGTGCGGCCTATGGCTTTGCCGGCATGGGGCCGTATGAAGGCGGGCAGGCAGAATACCTGCGCGTTCCGTACGGTGATTTTAATTGCCAGATATTACCGGAGGATGCCAGCGAGAAGGAAAACGATTACGCCATGCTTTCCGACATCTTCCCGACGGGCTACCACGCCACGGAACTGGCGGGGGTGAAACCGGGCGAATCGGTGGTTATTTACGGCGCTGGGCCGGTCGGACTCATGGCCACGCTGTCTGCCCGCATAAAAGGAGCCGACAAAATTATGGTCGTGGACAGCCACCCCGACCGATTAAAACTGGCCAAGGAATTGGGCGGCATACCCATTGATTTTACGAAGGGCTCCGCTGTTGACCAAGTACTGGACTTAACAGACGGGCAGGGTGCTGACCGGGGCTGCGAATGCGTGGGCTACCAATGTTGCAACAAACACGGCAAAGAACAATCGAACGTAACGATGAACGAGCTGGTCCAGGCAGTGAAAGCGACCGGCTCGATTGGCGTAGTGGGGGTTTTTGTGACGGAAGACCCGAAGTCCAAAGAGGAACTGCAGAAAAAAGGCCACATGGACTTCGACTTCGGCAGCTTCTGGATGAAGGGGCAAAGCATCGCAACGGGCCAAGCCAATGTAAAATCATACAACCGGGAGCTTTGCGCGCTGATTTCTTCCGGTAAAGCCAAGCCTGCCGCCATCGTTTCCCACGAGCTCTCCCTGGATGAGGCCCCCGATGCGTACAAGCACTTTAATACCCGCGATGACGGATGGACCAAAGTGGTACTGAAACCCGGCAAAACGAGCCGCAAAAAGAATTAA